One genomic window of Actinoalloteichus hoggarensis includes the following:
- a CDS encoding ribonucleotide-diphosphate reductase subunit beta → MTGVETQHSAPVEGSGLGEIDRQGGRVDVDDKAMINARADVNQLLPLKYHWAWEKYLAGCNNHWMPTEVSMQADIALWKSVDGLTDDERRMIKRNLGFFATSESLVANNIVLAVYRQLTNPECRQYLLRQAFEEAVHTHTFQYICESLGLDEGELFNMYREVPSITAKAAWALEYTRNLENPEFRTGTFEADQAFLRDLVAFYVIFEGMWFYTGFAQILSLGRRHKMVGIAEQYQYILRDESIHLNFGIDAINQIKIENPRLWTEEFQEEVRRMLVEACELEVAYGHDTMPRGVLGINADACEQYMHFITNRRCGQLGLEPVFPATENPFPWMSEMIDLKKEKNFFETRVNEYQTGGALDWD, encoded by the coding sequence ATGACCGGAGTCGAGACGCAGCACAGCGCCCCCGTCGAGGGCAGCGGCCTCGGCGAGATCGACCGGCAGGGCGGCCGGGTCGACGTCGACGACAAGGCGATGATCAACGCCAGGGCGGACGTCAATCAGCTGCTGCCGCTGAAGTACCACTGGGCGTGGGAGAAGTACCTCGCGGGCTGCAACAACCACTGGATGCCCACCGAGGTCTCCATGCAGGCCGACATCGCGCTGTGGAAGTCCGTCGACGGCCTCACCGACGACGAACGGCGGATGATCAAGCGCAATCTGGGCTTCTTCGCCACCTCGGAGTCGCTGGTCGCCAACAACATCGTGCTGGCGGTCTATCGGCAGCTCACCAACCCGGAGTGCAGGCAGTACCTGCTCCGTCAGGCGTTCGAGGAGGCCGTGCACACGCACACCTTCCAGTACATCTGCGAGAGCCTGGGTCTGGACGAGGGCGAGCTGTTCAACATGTACCGGGAGGTGCCCTCGATCACCGCGAAGGCGGCGTGGGCGCTGGAGTACACCCGCAACCTGGAGAACCCGGAGTTCCGCACCGGGACGTTCGAGGCCGACCAGGCCTTCCTGCGTGATCTGGTCGCCTTCTACGTGATCTTCGAGGGCATGTGGTTCTACACCGGCTTCGCCCAGATCCTCTCGCTGGGCAGGCGCCACAAGATGGTCGGCATCGCCGAGCAGTACCAGTACATCCTGCGTGACGAGTCGATCCATCTGAACTTCGGCATCGACGCCATCAACCAGATCAAGATCGAGAATCCGAGGCTCTGGACCGAGGAGTTCCAGGAGGAGGTCCGGCGGATGCTCGTCGAGGCCTGCGAGCTGGAGGTCGCCTACGGGCACGACACGATGCCCAGGGGCGTGCTCGGCATCAACGCCGACGCCTGCGAGCAGTACATGCACTTCATCACCAACCGGCGCTGTGGGCAGCTCGGGCTGGAGCCGGTGTTCCCCGCGACGGAGAACCCCTTCCCGTGGATGTCGGAGATGATCGACCTGAAGAAGGAGAAGAACTTCTTCGAGACGCGGGTGAACGAGTACCAGACCGGCGGGGCGCTGGACTGGGACTGA
- a CDS encoding NUDIX domain-containing protein, giving the protein MLLVRDDTVLLTRRRRGDWDGMWHLPSGKLDPGESVLDAAAREAAEEVGVLIEPANLRHAHTVHVAGSGPAPRLGMFFETRRWIGEPVNGEPDKCSGVAWFPLDFLPDDVIPYPLAGIRAYRDGVGFGLLGWDRIS; this is encoded by the coding sequence GTGTTGCTTGTGCGTGACGACACCGTGCTGCTCACCCGCCGGCGACGCGGAGACTGGGACGGCATGTGGCACCTGCCGTCAGGCAAGCTCGATCCAGGCGAGTCCGTACTCGACGCTGCGGCTCGGGAGGCGGCGGAAGAGGTCGGCGTGCTGATCGAGCCGGCGAATCTGCGCCACGCGCACACTGTGCACGTGGCTGGTTCCGGGCCCGCACCCCGACTAGGCATGTTCTTCGAGACGCGGCGGTGGATCGGCGAACCGGTCAACGGCGAACCAGACAAGTGCTCCGGCGTCGCGTGGTTCCCACTCGACTTCCTGCCTGACGATGTCATCCCGTACCCGCTCGCAGGCATCCGGGCCTACCGTGACGGCGTCGGATTCGGCCTGCTCGGGTGGGACCGGATCAGCTGA
- a CDS encoding S1 family peptidase, giving the protein MAIPLPRLRTLLGASLAAVSLSVTGFGVATAADDPVETRVIGGERASIEDHPYTVYLTTPSGIQFCGGALVAPDKVATAAHCVEDDSPSSVAVVAGREDKQGTAGEVVGVTDIWVHPDYVTVTSGDDIAVLTLETDLSYATVEFAAAADDAVYAEGNPATILGWGVTETGSSSRYLLQAEAPLTSDATCAAGYGISYDSASMICAGYPEGGIDACQGDSGGPLVVDGVLVGLTSFGRGCAEAGYPGVYTRVGAYAADLEARIAS; this is encoded by the coding sequence ATGGCGATTCCCCTGCCTCGCCTGCGGACGCTGCTCGGAGCATCACTGGCGGCGGTGTCACTCAGCGTCACCGGCTTCGGCGTCGCGACGGCGGCCGACGATCCCGTGGAGACGCGGGTGATCGGCGGCGAGCGGGCGTCGATCGAGGATCACCCGTACACCGTCTACCTCACGACGCCGAGTGGGATCCAGTTCTGCGGTGGCGCGCTCGTCGCCCCGGACAAGGTCGCCACCGCCGCGCACTGCGTCGAGGACGACAGCCCGTCCTCGGTGGCCGTGGTCGCGGGCCGCGAGGACAAGCAGGGCACGGCGGGCGAGGTCGTCGGCGTCACCGACATCTGGGTCCACCCGGACTACGTCACGGTGACCTCGGGCGACGACATCGCCGTGCTGACGCTGGAGACGGATCTGTCCTACGCGACCGTCGAATTCGCGGCGGCGGCCGACGACGCCGTCTACGCCGAGGGAAACCCGGCGACGATCCTGGGCTGGGGTGTCACCGAGACCGGATCGTCGTCGCGGTATCTGCTCCAGGCCGAGGCCCCGCTGACCAGCGACGCCACCTGCGCCGCGGGCTACGGCATCTCCTACGACAGCGCCTCGATGATCTGTGCGGGCTACCCGGAGGGCGGCATCGACGCCTGTCAGGGCGACTCCGGCGGGCCGCTGGTGGTGGACGGGGTGCTGGTCGGGCTGACGTCCTTCGGCCGAGGCTGCGCCGAGGCGGGCTATCCCGGCGTCTACACCAGAGTCGGCGCCTACGCGGCCGACCTCGAGGCTCGGATCGCCTCCTGA
- a CDS encoding inorganic diphosphatase codes for MIVPSASLRLATAYLHQRVSVRIDRPAGSLHPRHGYRYPVNYGYLPGVPAPDGDDLDAYYLTTTPADHADGIVVAVIHRHHDDDDKLVVIDDHDAGIDDATIHRLVAFQEIPGRYDIARHSIG; via the coding sequence GTGATCGTGCCTTCGGCGTCGCTGCGCTTGGCCACGGCCTACCTGCACCAGCGGGTCAGTGTGCGCATCGACCGTCCCGCAGGAAGCCTCCACCCGCGGCACGGCTACCGCTACCCGGTGAACTACGGCTACCTGCCCGGTGTCCCGGCCCCTGACGGCGACGACCTAGACGCCTACTACCTCACCACGACCCCGGCCGACCACGCCGACGGCATCGTGGTGGCCGTCATCCACCGCCACCACGACGACGATGACAAGCTCGTCGTCATCGACGACCACGACGCCGGCATCGACGACGCCACCATCCACCGTCTGGTCGCCTTTCAGGAGATCCCTGGTCGGTACGACATCGCCCGTCACTCCATAGGCTGA
- a CDS encoding LLM class F420-dependent oxidoreductase, producing the protein MELGFHLPIFDIDGGTTAIAGELARVGTAAEASGATWLSFMDHFFQIEATGLPASSPMLEGYTALGFLAAHTSTIELGLLVTGVTYRHPGVLAKIVTTLDVLSGGRAALGIGAAWFEREHHALGVPYPPVAERFERLEETLRICGQMWDAENDGPFEGRHYQLAETLCSPQPIARPKVLIGGGGERKTLRLVAQYGDACNLFSSSTDEVRHKLDVLRRHCDDVGRDYDEIRKTILASGLEPDPATHDDFLRQMAAYADLGVHTVMVMPTTGSPASWIDGVAPVVPRLAELGERAS; encoded by the coding sequence ATGGAGCTCGGCTTTCATCTCCCGATCTTCGACATCGACGGCGGCACCACCGCCATCGCGGGCGAACTGGCCAGGGTGGGTACGGCGGCGGAGGCCTCCGGCGCCACCTGGCTGTCCTTCATGGACCACTTCTTCCAGATCGAGGCCACCGGGCTTCCGGCGTCCTCGCCCATGCTGGAGGGCTACACCGCGCTGGGCTTCCTGGCCGCGCACACCTCGACGATCGAACTCGGCCTGCTGGTCACCGGGGTGACCTATCGGCATCCCGGCGTGCTCGCCAAGATCGTCACCACCCTCGACGTCCTCTCCGGCGGTCGGGCCGCGCTGGGGATCGGCGCCGCGTGGTTCGAGCGCGAGCATCACGCGCTCGGCGTGCCGTATCCGCCGGTCGCCGAACGGTTCGAGCGGCTGGAGGAGACGCTGCGCATCTGCGGCCAGATGTGGGACGCGGAGAACGACGGCCCGTTCGAGGGCAGGCATTATCAGCTGGCGGAGACGCTCTGCTCACCGCAGCCGATCGCGCGGCCGAAGGTGCTCATCGGCGGTGGCGGCGAGCGCAAGACGCTGCGGCTCGTCGCCCAGTACGGCGATGCCTGCAACCTGTTCTCCTCCTCGACCGACGAGGTTCGCCACAAGCTCGACGTGCTGCGACGGCACTGCGACGACGTGGGACGGGACTACGACGAGATCCGCAAGACGATCCTGGCCTCGGGCCTGGAGCCGGACCCGGCCACCCACGACGACTTCCTTCGTCAGATGGCGGCCTACGCCGACCTCGGCGTGCACACCGTCATGGTGATGCCGACGACCGGATCGCCCGCCTCCTGGATCGACGGCGTCGCCCCCGTGGTGCCGAGGCTCGCCGAACTGGGCGAGCGCGCCTCCTGA
- a CDS encoding ribonucleoside-diphosphate reductase subunit alpha — translation MTVESLRPARPVPADRRAIAEGTPAPVAPAPLDLPERVVRVKDAQGDLAPLDVERLATTVHEACAGLSGVTAQTVLDETLRNLYDGIGAEELALAQIMAARSMVEIEPHYSQVAARLLLEKLRAEALTFLGRPVPDASPEAVAASYPAAFEAFVRRGIALDLLDPTLADFDLDRIAAALRPERDRDFQFLGLQTLYDRYLQHSDGVRFELPQMFFMRVAMGLALREEEREARAIEFYELLSTFAFMCSTPTLFNSGTTRPQLSSCFLTTVEDDLSGIFHGIRNNAMLSKYAGGLGNDWTPVRGLGAHIKGTNGSSQGVVPFLKIANDTAVAVNQGGKRLGAVCAYLETWHVDVEEFLDLRKNTGDDRRRTHDMNTANWVPDEFLRRVEADDQWTLFSPDEVPDLHDLYGTAFAERYREYERAADRGEIRVFRRVRAVELWRRMLTMLFETGHPWITFKDPCNLRSPQQHVGVVHSSNLCTEITLNTSADEVAVCNLGSVNLAEHLRPGPDGRLELDRERLAATVTTAVRMLDNVVDVNFYTIPEARRSNLRHRPVGLGMMGYQDALFRLGLPIASDEAVAFADRSMEEISYHAIAASSDLAAQRGSYESYAGSLWSRGVLPIDSIALLAEQRQSGDLAMDTTSTMDWDALRERVRTVGMRNSNVMAIAPTATIANISGVSQSIEPQYQNLFVKSNMSGDFTVVNPHLVAALKERGLWDERMIADLKRHDGRLGSIDRVPAELRSLYATAFEIDPKWLVLAASRRQKWIDQAQSLNLYLAEPSGRKLDTLYRLAWRSGLKTTYYLRAQSATHVEKSTLQGTDGRLNAVQAGGPTPTPAPAPEIPVAVSAAACAIDDPECEACQ, via the coding sequence GTGACCGTCGAGTCACTCCGACCAGCACGCCCCGTCCCGGCCGATCGCCGCGCGATCGCCGAGGGGACTCCCGCCCCCGTCGCTCCCGCCCCGCTCGATCTTCCCGAGCGGGTGGTCCGGGTCAAGGACGCGCAGGGCGATCTCGCTCCACTCGACGTCGAACGGCTCGCCACGACCGTGCACGAGGCCTGTGCCGGATTGTCCGGGGTCACCGCGCAGACCGTCCTCGACGAGACGCTGCGCAACCTCTACGACGGCATCGGCGCCGAGGAGCTGGCGCTGGCCCAGATCATGGCCGCACGCAGCATGGTCGAGATCGAGCCGCACTACTCGCAGGTGGCCGCCCGGCTGCTGCTGGAGAAGCTGCGTGCCGAGGCGTTGACCTTCCTGGGTCGTCCCGTGCCCGACGCGAGCCCCGAGGCCGTCGCGGCGAGCTACCCGGCCGCCTTCGAGGCCTTCGTGCGGCGCGGCATCGCCCTGGATCTGCTCGATCCGACCCTCGCCGACTTCGACCTCGACCGGATCGCCGCCGCCCTGCGTCCGGAGCGCGACCGGGACTTCCAGTTCCTCGGCCTCCAGACCCTCTATGACCGCTACCTCCAGCACAGCGACGGCGTGCGCTTCGAGCTGCCGCAGATGTTCTTCATGCGCGTCGCGATGGGCCTGGCCCTGCGCGAGGAGGAGCGCGAGGCGCGGGCGATCGAGTTCTACGAGCTGCTGTCCACCTTCGCCTTCATGTGCTCCACCCCGACGCTGTTCAACTCGGGCACCACCCGGCCGCAGCTGTCGTCCTGCTTCCTCACCACCGTCGAGGACGACCTGAGCGGGATCTTCCACGGCATCCGCAACAACGCGATGCTGTCGAAGTACGCGGGGGGCCTCGGCAACGACTGGACCCCGGTCCGCGGTCTCGGCGCGCACATCAAGGGCACCAACGGCAGCTCCCAGGGCGTCGTGCCGTTCCTGAAGATCGCCAACGACACGGCGGTGGCCGTGAACCAGGGCGGCAAGCGCCTCGGGGCGGTCTGCGCCTACCTGGAGACCTGGCACGTCGACGTCGAGGAGTTCCTCGATCTGCGCAAGAACACCGGCGACGACCGACGCCGCACGCACGACATGAACACGGCCAACTGGGTTCCCGACGAGTTCCTCCGCCGCGTCGAGGCCGACGACCAGTGGACGCTGTTCTCGCCGGACGAGGTTCCCGACCTGCATGACCTCTACGGCACCGCGTTCGCCGAGCGCTACCGGGAGTACGAGCGGGCCGCCGACCGGGGCGAGATCCGGGTCTTCCGCCGGGTACGCGCCGTCGAGCTGTGGCGGCGGATGCTGACCATGCTGTTCGAGACGGGTCACCCGTGGATCACCTTCAAGGACCCGTGCAACCTGCGCTCGCCGCAGCAGCACGTCGGCGTGGTGCACTCCTCCAACCTGTGCACCGAGATCACGCTGAACACCTCCGCCGACGAGGTCGCCGTCTGCAACCTCGGCTCGGTCAACCTGGCCGAGCACCTGCGCCCCGGACCGGACGGACGGCTGGAGCTGGACCGGGAGCGGCTGGCCGCCACCGTCACCACCGCCGTGCGGATGCTGGACAACGTCGTGGACGTGAACTTCTACACGATCCCCGAGGCCCGGCGTTCGAATCTGCGGCACCGTCCGGTGGGCCTGGGCATGATGGGCTACCAGGACGCCCTGTTCCGGCTCGGCCTGCCGATCGCCTCCGACGAGGCGGTCGCCTTCGCCGACCGCAGCATGGAGGAGATCAGCTACCACGCCATCGCGGCGTCCAGCGACCTGGCGGCGCAGCGCGGCAGCTACGAGTCCTACGCGGGCTCGCTGTGGAGCCGAGGCGTGCTGCCGATCGACTCCATCGCCCTGCTGGCCGAGCAGCGGCAGAGCGGCGACCTGGCGATGGACACGACGTCCACGATGGACTGGGACGCCCTGCGGGAGCGCGTGCGCACCGTCGGGATGCGCAACTCGAACGTGATGGCCATCGCGCCGACCGCCACCATCGCCAACATCTCCGGCGTGAGCCAGTCCATCGAGCCGCAGTATCAGAACCTGTTCGTCAAGTCGAACATGTCCGGCGACTTCACCGTGGTCAACCCGCATCTGGTGGCCGCGCTGAAGGAGCGCGGCCTGTGGGACGAGCGGATGATCGCCGACCTGAAGCGGCACGACGGCAGGCTGGGCTCGATCGACCGGGTGCCCGCCGAGCTGCGGTCGCTCTACGCCACGGCCTTCGAGATCGACCCGAAGTGGCTGGTGCTGGCCGCCTCCCGCAGGCAGAAGTGGATCGACCAGGCCCAGTCGCTGAACCTCTATCTCGCCGAGCCCAGCGGCCGCAAGCTCGACACCCTCTACCGGCTGGCCTGGCGTTCCGGGCTCAAGACCACGTACTACCTGCGGGCTCAGAGCGCCACCCACGTGGAGAAGAGCACGTTGCAGGGCACCGACGGCAGGCTCAACGCCGTCCAGGCGGGCGGCCCCACGCCGACGCCCGCCCCGGCACCCGAGATCCCGGTCGCGGTCTCGGCGGCGGCCTGCGCGATCGACGACCCGGAGTGCGAGGCCTGCCAGTGA
- a CDS encoding aminotransferase class V-fold PLP-dependent enzyme encodes MTDTDVARARALTLGCGEVVHLNNAGAALPPAPVTDTVVAHLRAEAMRGGYEAADEAAPRAEAVYRSIAALIGAEPEDISITDSATRAWQSVFYSIPFAPGDRILTCKADYASNAVALLQTARRTGAEIEVVGDDASGQLDVADLRRRIDGRVRLISLTHVPTQGGLVNPAEEVGAIAEEAGIPFLLDACQSAGQLDLDVTRLRCDALSATGRKYLRGPRGTGFLYTHPRLRAKLEPTMLDLRSATWTAPDSYQVHEDGRRFENWERNLAAVLGLGAAVDHALSWGLPAIEERVSGLAAGLRTELAAIPGVTVHDQGVRRCGIVTFSLAGTPSARLRRLLGSENINTSLSRRESAQHDFTARDLPEMVRASVHYYNTEDELGRLVDAVARSSRRRAG; translated from the coding sequence ATGACGGACACCGATGTCGCCAGAGCACGCGCGCTCACCCTCGGCTGTGGCGAGGTCGTCCACCTCAACAACGCGGGCGCCGCGCTGCCGCCCGCCCCCGTCACCGACACCGTCGTGGCGCACCTGCGGGCCGAGGCGATGCGCGGCGGCTACGAGGCGGCCGACGAGGCCGCGCCCCGCGCCGAGGCCGTGTACCGGTCGATCGCCGCCCTGATCGGCGCCGAACCCGAGGACATCTCGATCACCGACAGTGCGACCCGCGCCTGGCAGTCGGTGTTCTACTCGATCCCCTTCGCACCCGGCGATCGCATTCTGACCTGCAAGGCCGACTACGCCAGCAACGCCGTCGCGCTGTTGCAGACGGCGCGACGCACGGGCGCCGAGATCGAGGTCGTCGGCGACGACGCGAGCGGCCAGCTCGACGTCGCCGACCTCCGCCGCCGGATCGACGGTCGGGTCCGGCTGATCTCGCTGACCCACGTCCCGACCCAGGGCGGCCTGGTCAACCCGGCCGAGGAGGTCGGCGCGATCGCCGAGGAGGCGGGCATCCCCTTCCTGCTCGACGCCTGTCAGTCCGCGGGCCAGCTCGACCTCGACGTCACCCGGCTGCGCTGCGACGCGCTCAGCGCCACCGGACGCAAGTACCTGCGGGGTCCGCGCGGGACCGGCTTCCTCTACACCCACCCTCGCCTGCGGGCGAAACTCGAACCGACGATGCTCGACCTGCGGTCCGCGACCTGGACCGCGCCCGACAGCTACCAGGTGCACGAGGACGGCAGGCGGTTCGAGAACTGGGAGCGGAACCTCGCCGCCGTGCTCGGCCTCGGGGCGGCGGTGGATCACGCACTGTCCTGGGGCCTGCCCGCCATCGAGGAACGGGTGAGCGGGCTCGCCGCGGGCCTGCGCACCGAGCTGGCGGCGATTCCCGGCGTCACCGTCCACGATCAGGGGGTGCGTCGCTGCGGGATCGTCACCTTCAGCCTCGCGGGAACACCCTCGGCTCGACTGCGCAGGCTGCTCGGCTCGGAGAACATCAACACGAGTCTGTCGCGGCGCGAGTCCGCGCAACACGACTTCACCGCGCGCGACCTGCCGGAGATGGTGCGGGCCTCCGTGCACTACTACAACACCGAGGACGAACTGGGCAGGCTCGTCGACGCGGTGGCGCGGTCGTCGAGGCGCCGGGCGGGCTGA
- a CDS encoding S8 family serine peptidase, producing the protein MPREVVSARPSRRVTPRIGARRSVALALPVVIALTAAAAAPSIAQPEHEDRSGPASVDADVAATLAADGAADVWIVLDEQADLSAAAAVADWDERGQAVVDTLRGHAERTQADAVALLSEWDADFTPYWIANRILVRDASAELTDSITTVSGVERITLPAELAVPEPTEAVDAAPAAAVEWGIESINADDVWSEYGVTGEGIVVASIDSGAEFDHPALVDSYRGNLGDGVFDHDHSWFDATTDCGSPSLVPCDNHRHGTHVTGTMIGDDGAGNQIGVAPGAQWIAAKGCRFLGCAEPELLAAGQWMLAPTAVDGENPRADLRPHVVNNSWGSVDGAIIDPWYDEVLAAWTASGIFGVFANGNSGPDCGTAASPANSPFSYGVGAYAADGTIASFSSRGPGPEGAVHPNIAAPGVAVRSSVRNGAYASLNGTSMAAPHVVGAVALVWSAAPSLVGDVEATRALFDTTAIDVDDTSCGGTAADNNVWGEGRLDVLAAVAAAPRAETGELTGTVTDAATGEPVAGARVTIAGPQDRDIVLGADGAFTRRLAVGDYTVTTSAFGYGAESATATVRTDEATTIEQALTILSTQAVRGTVTDSHGAALDGIEITIGRGVLPAETTDQDGGFVFESVPEGAYALSAAGSACLAPETRDVVVAGDTVIVEVTLPDVTDAYGYSCRDGGDVFLAGEDRLRLSGWDQATSVALPFPVEFFGEQYSRAFVGTNGILNFLTPSPGLSTPPGLPDPALPNAVVAPFWTTINVTQPAGVYTGLHGGPGERVFVIEWRDVRPVGFQPELTFAVQLHETGEIVFAYDDLPADDPVALGSRSTVGIENADGADGLQYSHHAPILSSGTSIRFDTLDDAGTG; encoded by the coding sequence GTGCCCAGAGAAGTCGTCTCGGCCCGCCCGAGCAGACGGGTCACCCCCCGAATCGGGGCGCGGCGGTCGGTGGCTCTCGCGCTCCCCGTGGTGATCGCGTTGACGGCCGCCGCGGCCGCGCCGTCGATCGCGCAACCGGAGCACGAAGACCGCTCCGGCCCCGCCTCGGTCGATGCCGACGTGGCCGCGACGTTGGCGGCCGACGGCGCGGCCGACGTCTGGATCGTGCTGGACGAACAAGCCGACCTGTCGGCTGCGGCCGCCGTCGCCGACTGGGACGAACGAGGCCAGGCGGTGGTCGACACGCTGCGCGGCCACGCCGAACGCACGCAGGCCGACGCCGTGGCGCTGCTGAGCGAGTGGGACGCGGACTTCACGCCGTACTGGATCGCCAACCGCATCCTGGTCCGCGACGCCTCCGCGGAGCTGACCGACTCGATCACCACGGTGTCGGGCGTCGAGCGGATCACGCTGCCCGCCGAGCTGGCGGTGCCCGAGCCGACGGAGGCCGTCGACGCCGCCCCGGCCGCCGCCGTCGAATGGGGCATCGAGTCGATCAACGCCGACGACGTGTGGTCCGAGTACGGCGTCACCGGCGAGGGCATCGTGGTGGCGTCCATCGACAGCGGCGCCGAGTTCGACCACCCGGCGCTCGTCGACTCCTACCGGGGCAACCTCGGCGACGGTGTCTTCGACCACGATCACAGCTGGTTCGACGCCACCACCGACTGCGGCTCCCCGTCGCTGGTGCCCTGTGACAACCACCGCCACGGCACCCACGTCACGGGCACCATGATCGGCGACGACGGTGCGGGCAATCAGATCGGCGTCGCCCCCGGCGCGCAGTGGATCGCCGCGAAGGGCTGCCGATTCCTCGGCTGCGCGGAGCCCGAGCTGCTCGCCGCCGGTCAGTGGATGCTCGCGCCCACCGCCGTCGACGGCGAGAACCCTCGCGCCGACCTGCGGCCGCATGTGGTGAACAATTCCTGGGGCTCGGTGGACGGCGCGATCATCGACCCGTGGTACGACGAGGTCCTGGCGGCCTGGACCGCCTCGGGCATCTTCGGCGTGTTCGCCAACGGCAACTCCGGGCCCGACTGCGGCACGGCGGCTTCCCCCGCGAACTCGCCGTTCTCCTACGGCGTCGGCGCCTACGCGGCGGACGGCACCATCGCGAGCTTCTCCAGCCGGGGCCCCGGACCCGAGGGTGCCGTCCATCCGAACATCGCCGCTCCCGGCGTCGCCGTCCGCTCCTCGGTCCGCAACGGCGCCTACGCGAGCCTCAACGGCACCTCGATGGCGGCCCCGCACGTCGTCGGCGCGGTGGCGCTGGTGTGGTCGGCGGCACCGAGCCTCGTCGGCGACGTCGAGGCCACCAGGGCACTGTTCGACACCACCGCCATCGACGTCGACGACACGAGCTGCGGCGGCACCGCCGCCGACAACAACGTGTGGGGCGAGGGCAGGCTCGACGTCCTGGCCGCCGTCGCCGCGGCCCCGCGTGCCGAGACGGGCGAGCTCACCGGCACCGTCACCGACGCGGCCACCGGCGAACCCGTCGCGGGCGCGCGGGTGACGATAGCGGGCCCGCAGGACCGGGACATCGTCCTGGGCGCGGACGGCGCCTTCACCCGAAGGCTGGCGGTGGGCGACTACACCGTCACCACCTCGGCGTTCGGCTACGGCGCGGAGAGCGCCACCGCGACCGTCCGCACCGACGAGGCCACCACGATCGAGCAGGCCCTCACGATCCTGTCCACCCAGGCCGTGCGAGGCACGGTGACGGACTCCCACGGTGCGGCGCTCGACGGCATCGAGATCACGATCGGCCGCGGCGTGCTGCCCGCGGAGACCACCGACCAGGACGGCGGATTCGTCTTCGAGTCGGTCCCGGAGGGCGCCTACGCGCTGTCCGCCGCGGGCTCGGCCTGCCTCGCCCCCGAGACGAGGGACGTGGTCGTCGCGGGCGACACCGTGATCGTCGAGGTCACCCTGCCCGACGTGACCGACGCGTACGGCTACTCCTGTCGCGACGGCGGGGACGTCTTCCTCGCGGGGGAGGACCGGCTCCGGCTGAGCGGCTGGGACCAGGCGACGAGCGTGGCGCTGCCGTTCCCCGTCGAATTCTTCGGCGAGCAGTACAGCCGGGCCTTCGTCGGCACCAACGGCATCCTCAACTTCCTGACGCCGTCACCGGGCCTCAGCACCCCGCCTGGGCTGCCCGACCCGGCCCTGCCGAACGCGGTGGTGGCGCCCTTCTGGACCACGATCAACGTCACGCAGCCCGCAGGCGTCTACACCGGTCTCCACGGCGGGCCCGGCGAGCGGGTGTTCGTCATCGAGTGGCGTGACGTCCGCCCTGTGGGCTTCCAGCCCGAACTGACCTTCGCCGTACAGCTCCACGAGACGGGCGAGATCGTCTTCGCCTACGACGACCTGCCCGCCGACGACCCGGTCGCGCTGGGCTCGCGCTCCACGGTCGGCATCGAGAACGCCGACGGCGCCGACGGACTGCAGTACTCCCACCACGCGCCGATCCTGTCGTCGGGCACCTCGATCCGCTTCGACACGCTCGACGACGCAGGCACGGGATGA